One genomic region from Drosophila subpulchrella strain 33 F10 #4 breed RU33 chromosome 2R, RU_Dsub_v1.1 Primary Assembly, whole genome shotgun sequence encodes:
- the LOC119551980 gene encoding LOW QUALITY PROTEIN: uncharacterized protein LOC119551980 (The sequence of the model RefSeq protein was modified relative to this genomic sequence to represent the inferred CDS: substituted 1 base at 1 genomic stop codon), which produces MKFKIIRVLFIVLLACEDRGDIITRHTNVKCEVLDKSFLEFPVCHLKVLGRGIIAENLYIKILKFPLKSITINLSVYKKLSGYHPFLFNVSVDFCHYFKHPNPLNVFHLFYTAVKPYSNLNHTCPYNVSTTSTTFSIHXFYHFLFPQHDIIVKDFVLTDQMYAKIPLPKGSYMFSIKVGTEGVWTGVLNTYFDVNVDDNPKIRF; this is translated from the coding sequence ATGAAGTTTAAAATAATCAGAGTGTTATTTATTGTATTACTGGCTTGCGAGGACCGCGGTGACATTATTACTCGTCATACGAACGTAAAATGTGAAGTATTAGACAAATCGTTTCTGGAGTTTCCCGTATGTCATCTTAAAGTCTTGGGACGTGGCATAATCGCAGAGAATCTTTACATTAAAATCCTTAAATTTCCTCTTAAAAGTATTACGATTAACTTAAGTGTCTATAAGAAGTTATCGGGATATCATCCGTTTTTATTCAACGTATCCGTTGACTTTTGTCACTACTTTAAGCATCCGAACCCGCTTAATGTCTTCCACCTTTTTTATACTGCAGTGAAGCCCTATAGTAATTTAAATCATACGTGTCCGTATAACGTGAGTACTACGAGTACAACGTTTTCCATACATTGATTTTACCATTTCCTATTTCCACAGCACGACATTATCGTAAAGGACTTTGTGTTGACCGATCAAATGTACGCAAAAATTCCTCTTCCAAAGGGCAGCTACATGTTTAGTATTAAAGTGGGCACCGAAGGTGTGTGGACAGGCGTCCTAAATACATACTTCGACGTTAATGTGGACGATAACCCAAAGATACGATTTTAG